CAACAATATTCGGCAAGAAGAAGTAAAAACCTCTAAATCTCTTATCCACTCGTATGAATGTTGGAGGAATAAACCTTTTTTTTTTGAAATAAAATAATAAGAGGGAGATGGTAGTATTAATAAAAACAAATTGATCAGGGAAATAAAGTATTGTCAGAGGCGGATTTTGGATTAGAACAAGAAATGTTCGATGATGCAGTTAACTATCTTAGAAGAGATGGATATTTAAAAGGGTTACACTATGGAGATAACAGATCGCAATTTTTTGAAGGAACTGCATATTTAACGAAAAAAGGGGAAACTTACCTTTCTAAAAATAGCACCCTGTCAAAGACATACAAAGGGCTCAAAGAGATAAGAAGCTGGCTACCTTGAAAAGCACTAAATGGGGTGCTTTTTTTCTTTGCTCATGTACAAATAAAATACTTGGAGGTGGTGGTGAACGGAACATGGCTAGGGCGTCACCTTTCGGTGGCGTTTTTTTATATAATTTTACTTGTACCCCATCCCTATAAAAGAGACGGGGCACTTTGTATTTTTTTGTTTTATTTTTTATCTGAAGTAAAATCCTATAGCTATCGACGCGATTAACAAGAGTTTTTTAAAGAACCCTTTTTCAAAATCTACCCAAATATATATTGATTTACCTGTACACATAAAGAAAAACTTCATTTAGCTCCTAACCGTGCCCAGTCATATAATATTATGTGTTAGAAGAAAAAAATTTATTCATTTTCTCCTATTAACTAAAAGAAACTTTAAGATATACTTTATATTAAAAACGGTGGGGGACAAAAATGAATTATTTTGAATTAACTCAAGCTATAGGTTCAGTAGCAACTGCAGGTGCTTTTATTTGGGCGTTTATTTCACATCGACTTGATAGCAAACGTTATGATAACCAATTGGAAGAAGAAAGACGTAAACATCTTCAAGATAGAAGTGATATTGAAATTAGTCAAATCGAAAGCAAAATAACTAACCTTAACGAAACAATGAATAATTACGCAGGAATATTATTAACAAGTGAAAAACTTAAATGGTCATTAAAGAGAATGTCTGAAAATATAGAACAAAATAAAAACTCTTTTGTTATATCGGATTATGAACCTCATTTAGAGGAAATGAGACAGTTGCTTAATCATTTATTACCTTGGCAGCAGTCAATTATAGGAGATCTACCAATAGACCCTTTAATCAATAACTTTTACGCATACTATAAATATAGTTCTAAGGAAGAGTTATTGGAATGGGTAGAAAACTTCGAATTGCAAGTAGAACAAGCAGCAGAGATTTGTGGAGACACTATAGAAAGAATATCTAATATTATTGAGAATTTACAAAATAAATTAATGTCATTTTAATACAAGGACTCTATAGTCCTTTTTATTTTGCTCCAAAACAATTCAATACTAGGAGGTGCAGGTGATGTAAAGTGGCTTAGGCAAAGCCTTCCGGTGGCGTATCAAATATTATATAATTTTATTAATTATTTTTTGCATTTGTGGATATATTAATCCTATAAAGCGATATAGCGATATCGATATATCGTGATGCCCTAGGTTGCACCCTAGAACATCACTTGTTGTTTAGATCAGATATCTGAATAACCAAACAACTATCAACAACAATAACGGATCGCTTATAATAATAGTCATGTTTGCCTTCTTTCTGATGGATACGATTTAGTATCTTTCAATTGAAAGGGGGCTATACATGTACCTTGAAATAATCCACTATTCGCCGATAAACTTTTTGGAGGTGGGTTATGGAAAAAATTAATTGGACTCCTTTAAAATCTGATTTTGATAATATTATTACTTTTCCATTCATTAGATTATTAATTTCACTTGCAATTGTTTATGTAGTTGTTTTTATTGTTCTAATTAAGATTAGATTACCAAAACAATTAGCTAATTACATAGCTACAGCAGCTCTGTTAGCAGTATTGTACTATTCATTTACACATGGTTATTTACCAGGAACTTAAGGCACTCAGTGATGGGTGTTTTAAATTTTCCATAATGAAAAGATATCTATATCCTTTAATGAACTGTACCCCATTTTACGGACAGTATAAAAAAGTGCCTAAATGGCTAATAAGTGGTCCCGGTATTGTACCGGGGCCATTTTCTTTAACCCCCGTTGGTATCGATGTTCATTATATTCTTCAATAACTCGATCAATTTCTTCCTTCACATCCGTTAAATTAGTACATGTTTTATATTCTGCCAAATCCTTAAAGTGGCCAAAAAAACTTTCCATTGGCGCATTATCCCAACAGTTTCCCTTACGGGACATGGATTGGGTTATCCCAAGTTCCTTCACTTTGCGTTGAAATAGAGGATTGGTGTAATGGAACCCCTGGTCAGAATGAAGGATTACACTCGGATGGAATTCGTGACACACAGCCTGCTTTAGCTTATGTAAGGTCTCGTAAACAATATCCATTTCTAATGAAGTAGATAAATGGTACGTAACGATTTCTTTTGTGGCGGCATCCTTCACGCAT
This genomic stretch from Peribacillus muralis harbors:
- a CDS encoding YjcQ family protein, encoding MDQGNKVLSEADFGLEQEMFDDAVNYLRRDGYLKGLHYGDNRSQFFEGTAYLTKKGETYLSKNSTLSKTYKGLKEIRSWLP